Proteins from one Candidatus Omnitrophota bacterium genomic window:
- a CDS encoding NAD(P)H-dependent oxidoreductase, with product MEASQIRILAFAGSAHRGSLNKKTVSVAVDGARAAGAQVTVIDLRDYPLPLFDQDVEALEGIPDNAVKLKELFKSHHGFLIACPEYNVSVTPLLKNLIDWVSRKTKDEPLRAAFKGKAAALMAASPGTSGGSRGMAHLREILEYTGVVVLPRQVALPKADEAFDPDGTLKDPGQQASLRHLGAELVQFLAKTV from the coding sequence ATGGAGGCATCACAGATCAGGATACTGGCGTTCGCCGGCAGCGCTCACCGGGGTTCATTGAACAAAAAAACGGTGAGCGTTGCCGTTGACGGGGCCCGCGCGGCCGGAGCGCAGGTGACAGTCATTGACCTGCGGGACTACCCGCTTCCTTTGTTTGACCAGGATGTGGAAGCCCTGGAGGGCATTCCAGACAATGCCGTCAAACTCAAAGAACTTTTTAAGTCCCACCACGGGTTTTTGATCGCCTGTCCCGAGTACAACGTTTCTGTTACGCCTCTGTTGAAGAATTTGATCGACTGGGTGTCCCGTAAAACCAAGGATGAGCCCTTGAGGGCCGCTTTTAAGGGCAAGGCCGCCGCGCTGATGGCTGCTTCGCCGGGCACTTCGGGCGGGTCAAGGGGTATGGCGCATCTGCGCGAGATCTTGGAGTATACCGGTGTCGTTGTCCTTCCCCGGCAGGTGGCCTTGCCTAAAGCCGACGAGGCCTTTGATCCCGACGGGACGCTCAAGGACCCCGGGCAGCAGGCGTCCCTGCGCCATTTGGGGGCGGAATTGGTGCAATTTTTGGCAAAGACCGTTTAA